The proteins below come from a single Pedobacter aquae genomic window:
- a CDS encoding phospholipase D-like domain-containing protein, whose protein sequence is MQVTFLGHGLENNQYNVGKQLVNSFENKYFDNFFGFVAFVALTGVDKILPSIKVSKEKFKTLKFYVGVDNKGTSKEALEKLLENEIETYIYHRDEEYVTYHPKLFLFEGEKFSRVIIGSSNLTSSGFLTNIEASIQLDFNTKTDKQGIKLIREIKEYYKKLIENTDLHTRKLTRELIDEYEEADLLYNQFYSNNKDETQPTDGENGKKKTKRVKLPEVDLTDGFDPTETPDYDKIVEATQNDYDNFEYFLQRYIVYKRDVRSSGVVTKTTDDKELLRWYMRMKELIRHEAMPDDLLLRLIDVDFPIGDGWERTRIMIWDSKYKQLLEYKKMFNAESEVTHVPQFKEKNHPYYSLGTWCAQQKQRRKGNQPPIWTDYEEEKMQAINFLWDVPNLGSEPDDERWYEKLLELESYYKDKNNFKTIPHQNTKLGKWLNENITLKLTGSRGKVKKYLNPLREELLGEVLSKNGVEWEWQKQKEREALENLAEEFKKYQDPKEFEKLTADERKKYQDRVSQARYRSKKWDDQKRLILINAGMELPKKEDQQ, encoded by the coding sequence ATGCAAGTAACATTTTTAGGACACGGACTTGAAAACAACCAATACAATGTTGGAAAACAATTAGTGAACTCTTTTGAGAACAAGTATTTCGACAATTTTTTTGGGTTTGTTGCATTTGTCGCATTGACAGGTGTAGACAAAATTCTGCCTTCAATTAAAGTTTCTAAAGAAAAATTCAAGACATTAAAGTTTTATGTTGGTGTAGACAATAAAGGAACATCTAAAGAAGCACTTGAAAAACTACTTGAAAATGAAATAGAAACATACATCTATCACCGTGACGAAGAATATGTCACTTATCATCCAAAACTTTTTCTTTTTGAAGGTGAGAAATTTTCGAGGGTAATTATTGGCTCATCAAACCTGACAAGTTCAGGCTTTTTAACCAATATCGAAGCATCAATACAACTTGACTTTAATACAAAGACCGACAAGCAAGGAATAAAACTCATTCGGGAAATCAAAGAATACTACAAGAAGTTAATAGAAAACACAGACTTACATACTCGAAAATTAACAAGAGAACTAATTGATGAATACGAAGAAGCTGACTTGCTTTACAACCAGTTTTATTCCAACAACAAAGACGAAACACAACCGACAGACGGAGAGAACGGAAAGAAAAAAACAAAGAGAGTAAAACTGCCAGAAGTTGATTTGACTGACGGTTTTGACCCAACAGAAACGCCTGATTATGATAAGATTGTCGAAGCAACCCAAAATGACTATGACAATTTTGAATACTTTCTACAGCGATACATTGTCTACAAACGTGATGTACGTTCATCGGGTGTAGTAACTAAAACAACGGACGACAAGGAATTGCTTCGTTGGTATATGAGAATGAAAGAGCTTATCAGACACGAAGCAATGCCTGATGACTTACTTTTACGACTTATTGATGTCGATTTTCCAATCGGTGACGGATGGGAACGAACTCGAATAATGATATGGGACAGCAAGTATAAACAGCTACTTGAGTATAAAAAAATGTTCAACGCTGAAAGTGAAGTTACTCACGTTCCTCAGTTCAAAGAAAAAAATCATCCTTATTATTCGCTTGGTACTTGGTGTGCCCAACAAAAACAAAGAAGAAAAGGAAATCAACCACCAATTTGGACAGATTACGAAGAAGAAAAAATGCAAGCCATTAACTTTTTGTGGGACGTTCCAAATCTTGGTAGTGAACCTGATGATGAAAGATGGTATGAAAAGTTACTTGAATTAGAGAGTTACTACAAGGACAAAAATAATTTCAAGACGATACCACATCAAAATACTAAATTAGGAAAGTGGTTAAATGAAAACATCACTTTAAAACTGACCGGAAGTCGTGGTAAGGTAAAAAAATATCTCAACCCACTACGAGAAGAACTTTTAGGTGAAGTTTTATCTAAAAATGGAGTTGAATGGGAATGGCAAAAACAAAAAGAACGTGAAGCACTTGAGAATTTAGCTGAAGAATTTAAAAAATATCAAGACCCAAAAGAATTTGAAAAACTGACAGCAGACGAAAGAAAAAAATATCAAGACAGGGTTTCACAAGCAAGATACAGAAGTAAGAAATGGGACGACCAAAAAAGACTAATTTTGATTAACGCAGGTATGGAATTACCTAAAAAAGAAGACCAACAATGA
- a CDS encoding acetyl-CoA C-acyltransferase: MREVVIVSAVRTPIGSFGGSLASFTATQLGGFAIKGALDQIGLEANKVEEVYMGNVLSANIGQAPATQAAKFAGLPDIPATTINKVCASGMKAVMLAAQAIASGDKDIVVAGGMESMSNVPYYLDKARNGYRLGHGQLTDGLVKDGLWDVYNNYHMGSAAELCASECNISREEQDAYAIQSYKRSQQATADGLFTDEIIPIKLTDKKGNEIAIATDEEISQVFFDKIPNLKPVFKKDGTVTAANASTLNDGAAALILMSKEKALALGLTPLAQIVSFADAQQSPEWFTTAPAKAIPLALQKANLTIADIDFFEINEAFSVVALANNQALSLAENKVNIKGGAVSLGHPLGASGARILVTLIHILKQNNACYGVAGICNGGGGASAIVIQNHT; this comes from the coding sequence ATGAGAGAAGTAGTCATCGTTTCGGCAGTAAGAACGCCAATAGGAAGTTTCGGAGGGAGTTTAGCAAGCTTTACCGCTACCCAGTTAGGTGGTTTTGCCATTAAAGGCGCTTTAGACCAAATAGGTTTAGAGGCCAATAAGGTAGAAGAAGTTTATATGGGCAATGTGCTTTCTGCCAATATTGGGCAAGCACCGGCTACACAAGCGGCAAAATTTGCAGGCTTGCCAGATATTCCGGCAACTACCATCAATAAAGTATGTGCATCGGGTATGAAAGCGGTGATGTTGGCTGCACAAGCCATAGCCTCAGGAGATAAAGATATTGTTGTGGCAGGCGGTATGGAGAGCATGAGTAATGTGCCGTATTACTTAGATAAAGCAAGAAATGGTTATCGACTGGGGCATGGCCAGTTGACAGATGGTTTGGTAAAAGATGGTTTGTGGGATGTTTATAACAATTACCACATGGGTAGCGCAGCAGAACTTTGCGCTAGCGAATGTAACATCAGTAGGGAAGAGCAGGATGCTTATGCCATACAATCTTATAAAAGGTCTCAACAAGCCACTGCTGATGGTTTGTTTACTGATGAAATCATCCCGATAAAGCTAACAGATAAAAAAGGGAATGAAATAGCTATAGCTACAGATGAAGAAATTTCTCAAGTATTTTTTGATAAAATCCCTAACCTAAAACCAGTATTTAAAAAAGATGGTACGGTTACAGCTGCCAACGCCTCTACCTTAAATGATGGTGCAGCAGCCCTTATTTTAATGAGCAAAGAAAAAGCATTAGCATTAGGTTTAACACCTTTAGCACAGATTGTTTCTTTTGCAGATGCGCAGCAAAGTCCAGAATGGTTTACCACAGCTCCGGCAAAAGCAATTCCTTTAGCATTACAAAAGGCAAATTTAACAATAGCAGATATTGATTTTTTTGAAATTAACGAAGCTTTTTCTGTGGTGGCTTTAGCAAATAATCAGGCTTTAAGCTTAGCAGAAAATAAAGTAAATATTAAAGGTGGGGCAGTATCTTTGGGGCATCCACTGGGGGCGTCGGGCGCTCGTATCTTGGTAACGCTTATCCATATATTAAAACAAAATAATGCTTGTTATGGTGTTGCTGGTATATGCAACGGCGGTGGTGGTGCAAGTGCTATAGTTATTCAAAATCATACATAA